A window of Microcystis aeruginosa FD4 contains these coding sequences:
- a CDS encoding CHAT domain-containing protein, producing MMAEFYQNLQKGMNKSAAMREAKLSLIEKYPHPFFWSPFILLGAAN from the coding sequence ATGATGGCTGAATTCTATCAAAATCTCCAGAAAGGAATGAACAAAAGCGCAGCGATGAGAGAGGCAAAATTAAGCCTGATCGAAAAGTATCCCCATCCTTTCTTTTGGTCGCCATTTATTTTGCTTGGGGCTGCTAATTAA